Proteins from a genomic interval of Arvicola amphibius chromosome 14, mArvAmp1.2, whole genome shotgun sequence:
- the Prpf38b gene encoding pre-mRNA-splicing factor 38B: MANNSPALTGNSQPQHQAAAAVAQQQQQPCGGGGATKPAVSGKQGNVLPLWGNEKTMNLNPMILTNILSSPYFKVQLYELKTYHEVVDEIYFKVTHVEPWEKGSRKTAGQTGMCGGVRGVGTGGIVSTAFCLLYKLFTLKLTRKQVMGLITHTDSPYIRALGFMYIRYTQPPTDLWDWFEPFLDDEEDLDVKAGGGCVMTIGEMLRSFLTKLEWFSTLFPRIPVPVQKNIDQQIKTRPRKMKKDGKEGAEEIDRHVERRRSRSPRRSLSPRRSPRRSRSRSHHREGHGSSSFDRELEREKERQRLEREAKEREKERRRSRSIDRGLERRHSRSRERHRSRSRSRDRKGDRRDRDREREKENERGRRRDRDYDKERGERDRERSRERSKEQRSRGEGEEKKHKEDKEDRRHRDDKKDSKKKHSRSRSRERKHRSRSRSRNAGKRSRSRSKDKSSKHKNESKEKSNKRSRSGSQGRTGSVEKLRKREHSPSKEKSRKRSRSQDRSHKRDHGDGKDQSDRQDHQRSQSVEPESQEREHKNKDETV, from the exons ATGGCTAACAACAGCCCCGCGCTGACAGGCAACTCGCAACCGCAGCACCAGGCGGCCGCGGCCgtggcccagcagcagcagcagccatgcggcggcggcggcgccacCAAGCCGGCGGTGTCGGGCAAGCAGGGCAACGTGCTGCCGCTGTGGGGCAACGAGAAGACCATGAACCTCAACCCCATGATCCTCACCAACATCCTGTCGTCGCCTTACTTCAAAGTGCAGCTTTACGAGCTCAAGACCTACCACGAGGTGGTGGACGAGATCTACTTTAAG gtcACACATGTTGAgccctgggagaaaggaagcaggaagacagcTGGCCAGACGGGGATGTGCGGAGGG GTTCGAGGTGTTGGAACAGGAGGCATTGTTTCTACCGCTTTTTGCCTGTTATACAAATTATTCACCCTGAAGTTAACTCGAAAGCAAGTGATGGGTCTCATAACACATACAGACTCTCCGTATATCAGAGCCCTTGGATTTATGTATATAAG GTATACACAACCCCCTACAGACCTGTGGGACTGGTTTGAGCCCTTCCTTGATGATGAGGAG GACCTGGATGTGAAAGCTGGCGGAGGCTGTGTAATGACCATTGGAGAGATGCTCCGCTCCTTTCTCACAAAGCTGGAGTGGTTCTCTACGTTGTTTCCAAGAATCCCAGTTCCAGTTCAGAAGAATATTGACCAACAGATTAAAACCCGGCCTAGGAAGATGAAAAAAGATGGCAaggaaggggctgaggagatagacAGACATGTTGAGCGCCGGCGGTCCAG gTCTCCAAGGAGATCACTGAGTCCACGGAGATCTCCAAGAAGATCCAGAAGTAGAAGTCATCACCGGGAGGGCCATGGATCTTCTAGTTTTGACAGAGaattagaaagagagaaagaacggCAGCGACTAGAGCGGGaagccaaagagagagagaaggaaaggcgAAGATCCCGAAGTATTGATCGGGGGTTAGAGCGCAGGCACAGCCGGAGTAGGGAAAGGCATAGAAGTCGCAGTCGAAGTCGTGATAGGAAAGGGGATAGAAGAGACAGGGAtcgggaaagagagaaagaaaatgagagaggtCGAAGACGAGATCGAGATTATgataaggagagaggagaaagggaccGGGAGAGATCGAGAGAGCGCTCCAAGGAGCAGAGGAGTAGgggtgagggagaggagaagaagcaCAAAGAAGACAAGGAGGATAGGCGACACAGAGACGACAAAAAAGATTCCAAGAAAAAACACAGCAGAagtagaagcagagaaaggaaacacagaagTAGAAGCCGAAGCAGAAATGCAGGGAAacggagcaggagcaggagcaaaGACAAGTCAAGCAAACATAAAAACgaaagcaaagaaaagtcaaataaaaGAAGTAGAAGTGGCAGTCAAGGAAGAACTGGCAGTGTTGAAAAATTGAGAAAACGAGAACACAGCCCTAGCAAAGAGAAGTCTAGAAAGCGCAGCCGAAGCCAAGACCGCTCCCACAAGAGAGATCATGGGGATGGCAAGGACCAGTCAGACAGACAGGATCATCAGAGGAGCCAGAGTGTAGAGCCAGAGAGCcaagaaagagaacataaaaacaaagatgaGACTGTGTGA